A segment of the Cotesia glomerata isolate CgM1 linkage group LG2, MPM_Cglom_v2.3, whole genome shotgun sequence genome:
AATGAATTCTATAGTAAAAGATTTTTTCGTAAGCTCTAccctttttaataaaatttattaaattttgagtatatatttttatttttaaagaaaatcacttatacaaaaataaaaaatgtgagctattacattataatgaattttgcTGGAATAATTAATagcaatttatattatataaaataagaatTCTTAAACGACTTTTAaagtcaaaatcagttgattcacaaaaaaatttaaaacttttcaaatatttaaaaagttgacTTATTTATTGTTCAAGAAGCATATTAGCCGGAAAAATTCTAAATCAGTAAATTAGGAAACAGTCATGATCACAAGGAAAAAGAGTGGTAGTGATAGCAAATAAGATAGTAGGTTATAGCAAAAATACTGccataattcataaaatacaACATTTCTGAAACAGTATAAGAAGACGCCTCTTACGAAAAATATCAGATCTAAAAATGCCCATATATAGTTCAATAACGTACCGCAATAACAGAAATTGGCTTTTGCTTCGCTTAGACTACCGGAAGACTTTCAAGATAATCTTTTTCTCAATGTGACAATACATGTGATGTGAACGGTCTCAATGATCCTCGGCGGCCCACCCGCCGAGAAATAGGTAGAGTACTTCAACcccgaattttttttattcttatccAACTGGTTCTTTTTCTCAAATTCTCAACATTCACAGCCCTTAACATCCAATAGTCAGCCTACTATTACCCCCCTCAGTTATGTTACGAGGAcaatatctaataaaaaaaaaccgggaCGAAACGAACTTAGAGCTTTAGCCTTTTGTGTAAAATCTTTTTGGAAGGAGCATTCACGTTGCTCTCAACTTTTCGTCGTTCTACTTATCTTGGATTCATATATGAATATGAGGTCGCCTAAAGTTAGCTATCAAATTGTTTTATGGTGACATTTATTAAATGGAATGAaagttattacaaattttttatattttttatgcaaaTTGTTACTGATAAATTCTAGTTTTTCTGTCAACAATCATCTATACAATGGAAagaataaagtttttttcttttttaatctaaatttagtattattgaaaaagtcttgacctaAATTTCTGCTTTTTCAAGGTTTTGTATGGTTTACagtaatagttaatttatttcgaTAAGTTTTCGGAGTGTTTATAAATAGATCCAAATTTCGCACTCGAAAAAATTCGTTTATTATATTTAGTTTATGTGAATGTCGCTTTTTGCCAAACATTAATCCACATAATTAATagcataagaaaaattttgtgacagAGATTTGATATTATTAGAAAGGTATTGACATTAATTTATACCTTTTCACaattttgtgtattttttgttaagtttttgaaggaatttgaataattcgattattctattaatttattccttgacattttctattaaattattgataattgattCCGTCATAgcaatgttatttttttaatttacgtaaaaattgttcaaactATGTATATTATAATCAAAAGTATCGAAAATTCATTGagccaaaattatttatttatgattcgTGACTGATGCAGGTTGCTAGTGAATAACATCattcataattatttcaacGAAATGGTTTaccgtaaaataaaaattcatgtagAACGAAGAGTAAATTATTCaacgtaaaataaataaaatttttcctatcTGAGCAAGTAGTGACTCATGTATCGGCAGTGATTGTCAAGCAAGCGATGTCGTTCAATGTTCTCTAATAGATTCATTAGAGGGTTGCGCGTACTCTGAGTGTATCGCCGGAGTGAGAGTGTGTTGAATCTCTGGGTCTGGGCGAGTACTTAGCTATCCAGCTCGTCAGTATATAACTATCCACCCTGTGAGTGCGGGTATATCGCCCAAATCAGATTATCTATCGGTAATCAATATCCAAGCTATTCGGCGATTAGCACAGGCGTCAGGACAGCCGGGTTGTTTCGCCTCGGACCACGTACCCTTGGAATTAAATCGTTTCCTGTTAGGGATAGCAAAATTTGGGCTGTGCGGTAGCCCACTGAATTTCGTTCAGCTCACGTAACCAACCTGATTTAAAATTCTTCATCTCTAATCAAGATTGATGAAAGACTTAAACTTTACTGATAATAGTTTTAATGCATTATGTCTTATTTCAACCATAATTTTGAGATAAAATTGCTTATCTAATCTCCGTTGAAGATCtagattttattgattatgatTTCGTATCATAAACATATACTTAAACTGTCTCTTTGTGATactgcactgaaaaaaaaactactcaaTTTAAAAGCAtgttcttgattcaagatttttttgtattgaaaCTCGTTTTGAGTAGATTTCACAAAAATATAACTTTCCGACTCAAGTTGAGctggtttaaaaaatatatatggttCAAACGTATATTTATGcatgtataataatttaaatctctaaaagaatttattattcttgCTTCAAAAAcaagtttattcattcaaaatatcacaaaacttgaaaaaaaaaaaaaaaaaaaaaaagatttttcttACACTTATTCGGAACGTATTTGAGATTTATTTTGGtaatatagaaaataataaaaatttgagaaGTATAAATATTCTTGAAACAAGTCGGtaatttcttgaatcaatATTACCGCtcttgattaatttaaaagaaagaaATTACATTTCAGTAACTCAAAactaaactgtaatatttgcATAAAGCAGCTGttgatataaatattcatatattttttatgaaacatttattttttttacagcagTAGCTTCTtccgtaattttcaatttatgtatTTGAGATCGTTCCGTGCGGCATAATTTCCGTTAAAATTATGCACAGCCTGTGTAGCATTACAttgaagtatttttaaaaagttttgtaaGCTGAAAAATCAACACCATTTCACCACGCAAAATATGCTTTAacctaattaattaattaaaaaaaaaaaaaaaaaaaccatcatttattataaacagAATATTTTGTATCTATAATATTTACGATCAACTTAATTGCTTGTATCAAAGTATTGAGTGAATAGAGGAAGTCCTTACTCGGCTTCCTTTCATATTCCAGAGTAATTAGTATATTTCTCATTATATTAGCATAAACTACtttgagaaaattaatttaaacttctcactaattaaataattaccaaactATAAGTTTGCGGAATCTTATTACATacattaatgataataataagtatcACTCCAAGTAACTATCCGCgtgaatttcatttatttaaaattaattgtgtaatagTCTGAAGAATATGAATCATCTTTTATAATCTAGAACTCTATTATCCATTTGACCATCCTGATCTTCTGGCGGAGCTTTGTTCGCTTTTTTTCCACGTCTTGCTACCCATAATTTTCTGGGAAAGTTTACGATACCTCTGGAACAGTGTAGTACCTGTCACAACCAGAAATGTATGGTTTGTGGAGTCTGTTCGGTAATTGAACAAGGAAAGACGGCGAAGTTATATTCTCAGTCCTTACAGAGAGAACATAATGCCCCATTATTTCCAGCTCTTTTGTATACATAACCACAAGCTCCAAGGCATTTACTATTCTTAAGcctatcatttttaaataactgtttttttatattccccgtaaaaatttagtaataataaaaatttcaaaaatataacaatagtaataagtaataacaTATAAACTTTATaacatttattgaaaaataaagaaaaaataatgattttttaaaacaggTTCGAGCAAAGCCATTATCGTAAAAAGTGATTTTACGGCATTATCTGTACAAACATTCTCCCTTTTCTTGACTTGAGCTGTAACTATAGGTAGTTGTACCACcagatacattttttttaactcactTGGATTATTCCATATAATTCTGCGTCAAGTAAATTTCTGCCaggaagagcgtactttcggctaggagagcaagaaaaggattttttaacattgaaaaagattttttaatatttaagaaatattttttcatggtttagaaatcatttcttaggcatcttttttttttaatttttactagcATATGTGAATATAACTAAAACGAAACCCTTTTTAAGATAGTAATGAAAAACTAAACTAgcattaaacataaataattcattacaTCACAGAAATTTACATcttaacttaaaatatttcaattttcttcattGCAGATCCTTCAGCATCAGATTCTTCTACGAACGAAAACTTCACTGAACGACCTCACCGTCGCAAATCCAAAAGCCATTCCCGAGCATCAACAATAGGCAAAGAATCGTTTTCAAACCGTGAAAAGAGTGAAACCAATGATGGTGTAACAGTCGATTGTGTTGCGTTAGTTCACGTCCCCGATCATTCTCCCACTGACTCTAACCAACCAGTTCGTCATCCTTCGCCTTACTACTACGGGGACCTTTTTAAGACTCTCGACCAACAGTCAAAGTCCCAGCTAAATCAATACCGAAAGAGCGTAAGTCTCGACGTACCGGGTGAAAAATCGCGAACCCCAGCACTTCCCAAAAGAAACTCCGTGGCCGGTGACGGCGGATCCTCTAGTCTTTCATCTAATCTTCAACAGCAGCAACCACAACCCCAACAACAACCGAGTCAAGATTTGGTAAGTTCCGCCGAAAGTGAGCATGCACTTCAATCCAAAAGCAACGAGATACTCTCATCGTGCATCATCACAGAGTGGGACCATACCTTGATGCCTCCACATCGTCTTCTAAGCCACGATTTACCAACAACAGTGTGTTTGTGCGTTGCTTCTCCTGACGAGGATGAGTTAGAGACGCCGGTAAAAATTGCGCGACATCAGGTGCGCAAGCTAAGACGAACACGTCGAATAGAACCTCAACAGCCGGTGCTGGTTGAGAACGAGTACGACGGTGAGACTGAAAAACCTGGAGACGAGGCTGACGGCGAAGAAGAAGCTGCTGATGTTGAAGAAGTTGAAGACGAAGAGATGGCTAGACAACGGCATTTATACGAAACAGCCTTCGACTGCAAGGTCAATCGTTCCGATGACGACCTGGATGATGTTGACAGAGTCACCAATCATCCGGTGCTGCACTCCCAGATGAGAACAAGCTTAATCACTGTTCAATCTAGAGCTAGTTCTTCTACAGAAGCCTCCAAGCTAAACCAAAATGTCCATTACGTAACCGTGCCACAGCAGCTTGCTAGCAAAGAACATCGGCGCAAAGTAGTTCTCCTACGACCTAAGCCAATACCTAACAGGCTGCATAATCCACCAGACAATATGTCGAGTTTATCTCAAGACATCGAATCCCTCCAAATAAACTCCGGAGACGAAAAAAGTTCTTCTCCGAGGAATCCTGCCCGCGAGTACACTCCATCGCCTCCATCCACTGCACCCTTGCCTGTTAAGTTTCGTGGTAATAAAGACCACCTTCTGTTGAATATACGTAGTGCTCCGAACCTTCCCTCACAGCCGGATCACCCGAGGTTGAAAGATATAAGACTGCCGGTCAAGTCATTAAGGGCCAAAGAATCTCCGCAGAGCAGCGAAGGCTGTATTATCGAGATTAAAAGTCGACCTAAGAGTTTAATTCAGGATAACAACGAGTCTAATAGTTGTAGGACAGACAAAGAACTTATTTTGGAATTCAAAGGCAGGCCGAAGGAAGAAAGACAACGGCCCAGGAGCTTGATTAGAGAGAGCAGACCTATCATGGAGTTTAAGGGTCGGCCACATGAAGCTGAAGGTGATTTGCCAAGGCCCAAAAGAGAGTTGGGACTCATTGAATTCAAGTTGCGCCAGGCTAGGCGCAGAATTGGGTACTCTAGCACTGAAAGTATGGCGACTAGTAGCAGTGGAGGCAGTATGGAGTCTTTGAGAAGCAGCACCAGTGAAGGCAACAGGTCAACGAGCAGCTCAGAAAGCAGACACAGTACTAGCTTGAGTTCTCACAGCTCTGATAGTGGCAGCACTAATTGTTTTCACCATCATCACCATAATCATCAACAGCCGGTATCGGGTTTCCTTACTTACCATGCGCCCAAGCTTCATATTTTGTCTCCGATTTCTGACAAATCGTCTCAAGAACCAGTGTCTGAAACCTCGGACAACAACCGGAATAATAATTCTCAAAAAGCTTCGCCTGAAGAAGCTACGACAGAAAATGTTCTTGTTAATACCAATACTAATACCAACACGATTACTAATACGAATGCGATTACCAACACTTTGAATGTAGTCTCTCCAACAGATACGTCATTCAAAAAACGACGTGCTCCGCAGAATaagaatttgataaatttagcgATGCAATCGTCGTCTTCTGGTGACGCTGAAATTCAAGGATCGGATAGCGGAATATCGATAGAGTCTCGAGCGGGAATAAAATGCAAACCCTTTGGATTTCATGTCATCAAGTCACAAATGGATAATATTAATTTGGTTGATAATGAACCGGACTTATCGGATTTGCCGTTTGACATGCCAAAACTACGCAGGCGGCGGCTTCTTATGCAACAAGATGCGACGACATCTGGCAGCGCGACTAGTGTTGACCTTAGGGATCTTCCATTTGATATGCCAAAACTTAGAAGGAGGCTGAGATGCACACAAAGTACTGAATCCAGTGGTTCTCAAGCTTCTTCCAGTCTTTCTGTGCGGGACGTTGATTCACTCACTGTTATAGGTAAGCATTGTTTTCCTTGGAGTAAATATTTAACCAGCCGTCGAAACtcttttagaaaatattcttAGAAGAGATTTATATTGGGaactgataattaaaaacggtttagaaaaaaatggtAGAAAATACCATATATTGTTATGTATGTCCACATAAGAAATAGTATTAGTGATTACAAATATTTACGCAAATAAAACAGATTTGTAAACTATTAGTAATTGAAAATTCAACCATCAGACATTGTGACTGAATTGGTCAGTTTCCAATCGCAGTGTTAACATAAATTTGACTCAAGGTAGTACCGTGTCTTTGACGACGGgttatagaatatttaatgTCAGAAAAATGATAtccttgaattattttaacgtCTAAACTTGATGTACGTGATTGATGCGGAAATTATGTATTCTATAAGAACCATAATGAGGGATAAGTAATTTGAAGCgatctttttttaaatcctaTTAACTTAAGTAGTTGATGTTCATTACTGTTGATATAAAGAAGACAGGTGACTGATTAAGAGCGTGGAAGTCAAGAAGACAAGACGTgttattttatgaatatatCAACAGCAAGGTAGACGTTCGTGGATTATACTATGCTGCAGTGCATGTAGTTGCGAAAACTGTTGGTTAATAGATTACTGGAAAGATTATGATATCGGATAGAGTTAGAGAATAAGATTTATAATTCTTCGTAGTAAGATAATTAAACTACTACAGTAAAATGAGTCCTAATTATGTCTGTTTCTTAAAATGTTTAACATAAAAACTTGTTGATtaaattagatattttttctattaccacaaatattttatagtaaGGGAGAGGTGGTGCAATTGTATCActcaacaaaaaattgttaaaaagactaaaaattattattattctttttttaactcatTCAGAATGATGATTGATCAATTGGATAAAAGTTTCAGCTGTCAATCTTGTTccaatatcaaaatatttggaattgttaaaaatacgcgtgaaactttttttttgacgcttcacaacttttttaatagcaattttttttttttttggtattatGATGCgggatttatatttatactttaagAGACATATTAAGAATAATATTCAATAGCACTTTATATGAATATACccatttttgttattgttaatTGATTGTTATTGATAGTTCAGCGTGAGCGTCAATTGTAACACTTGAACGAGTAGCAATTGTAACACTCAGCTTCGTGTATGGGATCTGTGCAAACTGGATGCCCCACAAATCTACTCTGGGATAGCGTAGTTTGTTAATAAACTATAAATGtttagtaatttatattaaagatCCGAATATATGATATACTGTAAGTTTAAATACTTGACTTTAAGAGTTAAAAAAGTATAGTAGTATGTATTAAGACTATATAATAAAAgcaatctgatgaaaaatatcTTGCCCCTGCACTATGTTACAATTGCAACCCATGTGCGCCGCCATCTTGGGCCCTGACTTTagttgaataaattgattttttaattagttaatattaatttttcattcattaacTAAGTCGGTTACATAACAGATACTATAAACTAACTTTCTCACTggtttttagtttaataatatcatgaaaataacaaaaataatggagaaaataaaattttttgttacaattgCACCACCTCTCCCCTACAGCCTTATTTCCCGTCGGTGTCTGCgtttcaaaaatcaaaacttttttaacattatatcTCTCAGTTTTAGTAAAAATGAGGACATATTAAATCAGGATTCAAACACTAaatctcttaaaaattaaattttgtttttgatgaACACTGACGGTAGAActctattattttaatcattttcataagtttaataacaaataaaccatttttttctaaatattatcAGTATTTCAAAGGGTTGTCTTGTCCTATCATCTcccaaaataatcagtataCTTCCggagatttataaataatcatacTAAAACATTTAAGTATGTCGTAAAAGCTGACGGCTTACTGCTTTAAACCTCATATCTCATgtagtataaaaatatgaatcaCATTTTATTACCTACATGGATAATATGGTTTAGGCAAACAAAATGCTCTGATATGAGGTACTTAAACATAAAGTGTAATCCGACTCATAggtaaataaatgaatttataataaaaatatgagatAGGGTTTAAATAAAACGACAATGAAAAAGGGAGAGACTTAAGAGATAGAGAGGGAAAGGGAAGAAAGGGTAACCATTAGAGTAATAAAAACGGCGTATTTTGGATAGGGAAAGATGAGTTGACATAAAATGAAGGCACATCATAGAACGAGGGAGAAACTCCCGTAATTCGATGCTGAGTGTTATAAACCTTCCAGACAGGAACTAACTTTATTAAGATGTACTTAACACCTGCgttataataacttttgagatcgaataattgttattattttattaacagtgTCTCGGTAAAGGCTTCGGCTATTTTctatataaataatgtttttaattttgacagcAAATGTGGAAAGTCAATACCTGGTGTTGGTTATTACAGGAAATATATAcggatatatatgtatatgagtgaggttaaagataaaattagtTGTAGAATTAAGTTTTGCTGTGTAATATGCAAGCTCCGATACGAACCCCTGCCAATGTCGCACTTGGATTTGATGGGACTTTGAACACGTCACGTCTATCCGATGAATACAGGGGTGGTCCAAATTGCGAGTGCTCTAATGTGAACATCGAGTAAGCACCGGCCTACGGCAACAGACGCTCTAAATTGAGGGAAACTCAATGTCGATATGCGTAACAAgctatataataattatgcaCGTTGttgatgttaaattttaaattttactacttcCGTCGGTTATaagaaaaatcattaaattatattctgGAATTGTAAGCTTTTTTTCGGTTAtggttattataaaaaataaattaagtttggaaaatccaaatgagcatgccttaagcgctcatgtcatatacaaattatttagatcgtaacaaaaattattcgtttttttgtttgaattttcCTG
Coding sequences within it:
- the LOC123259718 gene encoding uncharacterized protein LOC123259718 produces the protein MERVWKRVQSAGRRGTAGRCGCSTQPCQLHVDSRLKRSDNSRGKTHGPQTIVCSCQVQPCPVHPVLIRVRRTRPRNSCDCPPESQPCLHVNRPSSRRVRRCDCTERPCRHSSASGVLRRRPQGSFSFPSAPMPPRIQNSTNIDVSCKCPEGSNCQHLAEKAGCECEATPCAHTIKSRRSRRTCECTNQPCSHSKSAEGRIKRVKCRVRRAGYAVARRTAEFAMLGLHWELATECAPCGSGVFTRRLCRRQQSDNELYRSNSFKFERFERNKEESSTPIKKQVSLCDDYSLPVDFVNKHHSGSSAAVATTVQWALPSPSVENAEIEVIEQYSDPRDSKSRAYVEPGAEVSLPVTYSKINRDYCRPYTDPSASDSSTNENFTERPHRRKSKSHSRASTIGKESFSNREKSETNDGVTVDCVALVHVPDHSPTDSNQPVRHPSPYYYGDLFKTLDQQSKSQLNQYRKSVSLDVPGEKSRTPALPKRNSVAGDGGSSSLSSNLQQQQPQPQQQPSQDLVSSAESEHALQSKSNEILSSCIITEWDHTLMPPHRLLSHDLPTTVCLCVASPDEDELETPVKIARHQVRKLRRTRRIEPQQPVLVENEYDGETEKPGDEADGEEEAADVEEVEDEEMARQRHLYETAFDCKVNRSDDDLDDVDRVTNHPVLHSQMRTSLITVQSRASSSTEASKLNQNVHYVTVPQQLASKEHRRKVVLLRPKPIPNRLHNPPDNMSSLSQDIESLQINSGDEKSSSPRNPAREYTPSPPSTAPLPVKFRGNKDHLLLNIRSAPNLPSQPDHPRLKDIRLPVKSLRAKESPQSSEGCIIEIKSRPKSLIQDNNESNSCRTDKELILEFKGRPKEERQRPRSLIRESRPIMEFKGRPHEAEGDLPRPKRELGLIEFKLRQARRRIGYSSTESMATSSSGGSMESLRSSTSEGNRSTSSSESRHSTSLSSHSSDSGSTNCFHHHHHNHQQPVSGFLTYHAPKLHILSPISDKSSQEPVSETSDNNRNNNSQKASPEEATTENVLVNTNTNTNTITNTNAITNTLNVVSPTDTSFKKRRAPQNKNLINLAMQSSSSGDAEIQGSDSGISIESRAGIKCKPFGFHVIKSQMDNINLVDNEPDLSDLPFDMPKLRRRRLLMQQDATTSGSATSVDLRDLPFDMPKLRRRLRCTQSTESSGSQASSSLSVRDVDSLTVIGGGAARPKMTLNLDANGGTGGGNGGLQLVKKPGGLSLGLPLELTTSRASADLVDVELPLERQGWYHGSITRVEAEAVLRLLREGSYLVRNSESTKQDYSLSLKSARGFMHMRIQKNEDVNGYILGQFSKPFDSIPEMVRHFSVNRLPIRGAEHMCLLHPVIAQLL